One genomic segment of Ricinus communis isolate WT05 ecotype wild-type chromosome 3, ASM1957865v1, whole genome shotgun sequence includes these proteins:
- the LOC8275859 gene encoding mediator of RNA polymerase II transcription subunit 17 — MEGKVEISLDKLPVKRLEAIEENGVERFPTDVGYDEKRVSLIRRIDFGWAVEKQDEEKNKEKKKQKTKSSKESSSSTPWPWQSMVENLQLAHQELSVIIDLINTVEANDAVTVASMTRPKPLPSEHLADLAVSTATKLQCYRHLGKYFKQSAKAFEQQIAREARFYGALIRLQQNWKVKRQRMAATALSNEGFTIDLFDNSLYDSASLFRPPSLSTIRIDHDSAGMLAINLPPSSCRSLHFGFLGVHSNDNIKKCTKIKSSCSVEHSSKEAEKESLSDNECVKETHSLLREVHQAIFDEQVFDMVNREAFNQSLGLNVTGIQENYLQLSINPGTSIFISLVPSNGDDKTVDGGGFQISESPVLPLDSLAGVKLPDENHDFLKKKSCFPNWIGYEIYLQQIFHEHVFVRAKDRPLSTGTHVSGQLTKDGPGLLGHFCMSVAHRIFSNKVLMELENVVCKVPYVHLISHPTWHSRTSSWTILMKVPQSILHANSQLRTSDTKSMKNDIKTEFRSKIVVNDDCISVEAEGAPNVVGLFKGSSDDVCSVNKYDCDLADLPVIILQQVASQVIRWLHEEALSVGIKANRDFLCLSFELEQGEVLSLVAHVDPEDTEGCISWWLVMEDGFAEERKLHMDIADEASEYRKFLGYLPLDILYSILMNLVSLCSGGGSH; from the exons atggagGGGAAAGTAGAAATCTCTCTCGACAAGCTTCCCGTTAAGCGATTGGAGGCCATCGAAGAAAATGGCGTCGAACGATTCCCGAC TGATGTTGGATATGATGAGAAAAGAGTATCATTGATTCGGCGAATAGATTTCGGATGGGCAGTTGAGAAACAGGATGAGGAAaagaataaggaaaaaaagaagcagaAGACAAAGAGCTCGAAAGAGAGCTCCTCTTCAACGCCATGGCCATGGCAGAGTATGGTGGAGAATTTGCAATTGGCTCACCAGGAGCTCTCTGTCATTATTGATCTCATCAATACT GTGGAAGCCAATGATGCTGTAACAGTGGCTAGCATGACCAGACCAAAGCCATTACCCAGTGAGCATCTAGCTGATCTTGCCGTTTCTACAGCAACCAAGCTACAATGCTACCGG CATCttggtaaatattttaagcaGTCTGCCAAAGCTTTCGAACAGCAGATTGCAAGGGAAGCAAGATTTTATGGTGCTCTAATCAG ATTGCAGCAAAACTGGAAAGTCAAACGGCAGCGCATGGCGGCAACTGCTCTCAGCAATGAGGGCTTCACCATTGATCTTTTTGATAATTCACTATATGATTCAGCCTCTCTATTTCGTCCCCCTTCTCTATCTACCATTCGTATTGACCATGACTCAGCTGGCATGCTAGCTATAAATTTACCTCCAAGTTCTTGCCGCTCTCTTCATTTTGGTTTTCTTGGTGTACATTCCAATGACAACATAAAGAAATgcactaaaattaaaagttcatgttcagttgagcattcatcaAAAGAAGCTGAGAAAGAATCTCTAAGTGATAATGAATGCGTGAAAGAAACACACTCGCTTCTTCGTGAAGTTCATCAGGCAATCTTTGATGAGCAG GTATTTGACATGGTGAACCGTGAAGCATTCAACCAATCTTTAGGACTCAATGTGACTGGAATTCAAGAAAATTATCTACAATTGAGCATAAATCCAGGAACTTCTATCTTTATATCCCTTGTGCCATCTAATGGGGATGATAAAACGGTTGATGGTGGAGGGTTCCAGATTTCAGAATCACCAGTTTTACCTTTAGATTCATTAGCTGGAGTAAAATTACCAGACGAAAATCATGACTTTCTTAAGAAGAAGTCATGCTTTCCTAACTGGATCGGTTATGAAATATATCTTCAACAGATTTTTCATGAGCATGTATTTGTAAGAGCAAAGGATAGACCCCTTTCCACTGGCACCCATGTATCTGGTCAGCTAACAAAGGATGGGCCTGGCCTTCTTGGTCATTTCTGCATGTCTGTGGCTCACAGAATCTTTTCAAACAAAGTTCTTATGGAGCTAGAAAATGTG GTATGCAAGGTCCCATATGTCCACTTAATCTCTCATCCCACTTGGCATTCCCGTACATCTTCATGGACAATACTTATGAAGGTTCCTCAGTCCATTCTTCATGCAAATTCTCAACTTCGCACATCGGACACCAAAAGCATGaagaatgatattaaaacagaATTTCGGTCTAAGATCGTGGTAAATGATGATTGCATCTCTGTTGAAGCAGAAGGTGCTCCTAATGTTGTCGGTCTATTTAAAGGCAGTTCTGATGACGTATGTTCTGTGAACAAATATGACTGTGATTTGGCTGATCTTCCTGTGATAATTCTGCAGCAG GTTGCTAGCCAGGTTATCCGCTGGCTTCATGAGGAAGCTCTTTCAGTGGGAATTAAAGCAAATCGCGACTTTCTATGCTTGTCATTTGAGTTGGAACAGGGTGAAGTACTGAGCCTGGTGGCACATGTGGACCCTGAAGATACTGAAGGGTGCATATCCTGGTGGTTAGTGATGGAAGATGGCTTTGCAGAGGAGAGGAAACTTCATATGGATATTGCTGATGAAGCATCTGAATATAGAAAGTTCTTGGGATATTTACCTCTTGACATCTTATACTCAATACTGATGAATCTGGTTAGTTTATGCAGTGGGGGTGGGAGCCATTGA
- the LOC8275860 gene encoding transmembrane protein 128 has protein sequence MSGGSPVGGGYMRQRHSQGYASGGDDLEDDACSRPQPFSTPSPRVRSWVEIVENVLWIASAIFIVYFGDRHCNLIYLLWHDGRIRRLPLYLGMIGVGLNVVIFFYTSVFAWSVRRFDEKWELSSISALPLVTLLGLVSFSLFSFALWPIWSFLTLPLLFTLFMACMVIFPHIMIGTFKQPNDTFRID, from the exons ATGTCTGGTGGCTCACCAGTTGGAGGTGGATATATGAGGCAGAGACATAGCCAAGGCTATGCCTCAGGTGGCGATGATCTTGAGGATGATGCCTGTTCAAGGCCGCAGCCTTTTTCTACTCCTAGCCCTCGAGTTCGATCGTGGGTTGAGATTGTGGAGAATGTGCTTTGGATTGCTTCTGCAATTTTCATTGTCTACTTCGGTGATCGACACTGCAATTTGATTTACCTTTTGTGGCATGATGGACGAATAAGAAG ATTGCCGTTGTATCTTGGGATGATAGGTGTTGGCTTGAATGTGgtcatattcttttatacaaGTGTGTTTGCATGGAGTGTTAGGAGGTTTGATGAAAAGTGGGAGCTATCAAGTATATCTGCCTTGCCATTAGTTACCCTATTGGGACTCGTCTCCTTTTCCCT GTTCTCCTTCGCCCTATGGCCAATATGGAGTTTTCTGACCCTTCCTCTTCTG TTCACACTATTTATGGCTTGCATGGTTATATTTCCCCATATCATGATTGGAACATTCAAGCAGCCAAATGATACATTCCGCATAGATTAA
- the LOC8275858 gene encoding glyoxylase I 4, whose product MKGSIKNNPLQLKSLNHISVVCRSLKKSIDFYQDVLGFFPVRRPGSFDFDGAWLFNYGIGIHLLQSEDPENMPKINQINPKDNHISFQCESMATVEKRLQEMKVEYVKGRVEEGGIYVDQLFFHDPDGSMIEICNCDVLPVIPLGGDNNNNVMVRSCSLLNCNIQQQQQMQQAVHMQASMPNVGAYGYPTLDI is encoded by the exons ATGAAGGGAAGTATAAAGAACAACCCTCTGCAGCTAAAATCATTAAATCATATTTCCGTTGTGTGTAGATCACTTAAGAAATCTATCGACTTCTACCAAGATGTTCTTGGGTTCTTTCCTGTCAGAAGGCCTGGCTCATTTGACTTTGATGGTGCCTG GTTGTTCAATTACGGCATTGGAATACACCTTCTGCAATCTGAAGATCCTGAGAACATGCCCAAGATTAACCAGATTAATCCCAAGGACAATCACATCTCTTTCCAG TGTGAGAGCATGGCAACGGTGGAGAAAAGATTGCAAGAGATGAAGGTGGAGTACGTAAAGGGAAGAGTAGAGGAAGGCGGAATTTATGTTGATCAATTGTTTTTTCACGACCCAGATGGATCAATGATCGAAATTTGCAACTGTGATGTTCTTCCAGTGATTCCACTAGGTGGTGACAATAACAATAATGTCATGGTTCGATCATGTTCACTTCTAAATTGCAATAttcagcagcagcagcagatGCAACAAGCTGTGCATATGCAGGCTTCTATGCCTAACGTTGGGGCATATGGTTATCCTACATTGGACATATAA